ATAGAAACTTGCTAAATTGGTAACTCTTGACTTAACTGATTTTACACCTTTTGAACTTATTTTTTCTTTAGAAACATTTAGATATCTTGCTAGATTACTCATGTTTTCATTAATAAGTAGAGTACCATGATGCAACGAAACCTTCTTGCCATGATAAAATGCATTACCAGAAAATTTCTTATCATCTACAGTTAAATCATTGCGCCCAGTAAGCTTACCATGGATACCTAACTTTTCACACATATTCAATATTACTTTTAGCTGTCTTTCCAAGTCATAATCAGATTTATTTATCACAAATGAAAAATTAAGATTTCCAAGTCCATGATAAACGGCTCCTCCGCCAGTTATCCTTCTTGATAATTTGACTCCTTCGTCTTCCAAAAGCGATATATTACATTCCCTCCATGGGTTTTGGTTTTTACCTACAACTACAGTCTTATCATTTTTCCATAAATATAAAACACATTGATCTTCCTCAAGATTCCTAACCAAATATTCTTCAATAGATAAATTCTTCCATGGGTCTAAGCTTGTACTTATTACAACTTTTGCTTGTTTCATAAATACCTCCTATAAGAATAAATATTTATTATATTTGTATATGTATTAAAATGAGTTTCTTCTAACTAAAATCTTGTTTTTATATAATATGATTATACTTGTTATTGACTATTATTTCAAACAAAAAAACAGGCCGATCCTAATGACCGACCTGCATTTCATATTAATACTAGGCATTCAATTGATTGATTAGATTCTGTAATTCTTCTTCGTTCATGGCACCAAATGTTATAAGTGATCTGAGAGTATTAGTTGCCGCCATCTCCTCCAATGCATTTTCATTAAATATATCTGAATCATTGAACATTTGTTTCATATTCTCAGTAATCTGTTTTACTATCATTGCACCTACAGGATGACCTGCTATTTCTACGAATGTTGAATTTCTATTAAATAACTTTTTAATTTTTCTAGTTGAATTGACTCTAATATTTGCTTTAAGAGGTAGATTGACTACTGAAGAACCTGCTAATATTTGGAATTCACCTGTTTCCACATGCCAGTCTTTAATGTCTACGTTATAGTAAGCAAAAGAACGTTTATTCAATATGAATTTCACTTTCTTTTCTTCACCTGGTACTAGTTCTACCTTAGCAAAATCCTTTAACTCTTTTACTGGTCTTATAACTGATGATTCAATATCTCTTACATATAATTGAACAACTTCTTTTCCAGCTGTATCCCCAGTATTTTTAACTGTTACAGTAACTTCCACATTTTCTGAGTCTTCTATTTCATCTTTGTTCATTTCAATATCAATATATTCAAAAATAGTATAACTAAGTCCATGTCCAAATGGAAATAGAGTATCCATATCTTTGGCATCATAATATCTGTATCCTACAAATAATCCTTCGTTATAGGAGACTTTGTTCTCTTTTCCTGGATAATTCAATGATGATGGATTATGATTCAACCTAATTGGGAATGTTTCAGCTAATTTGCCTGAAGGGTTAACCTTGCCATATAAAATATCAGCGACAGCTCCTCCCCCTGCTTGCCCTCCTAGATATCCTTCTAATACTGCTTTTACACTATTTATCCAAGACATTTCTATAGGAGAACCATTAAACAATACTACTACTATATTCTCATTAGCTTTACTTAGTTCTTCAATTAGATGAACTTGGTTTTCAGGCATTTGCATATGTTTTCTATCGTATCCTTCTGATTCATATCTATCCGGAAGACCTGCAAATACTATAACCACTTCACTTTCTTTTGCTAAGCTTATTGCTTCATTTTCTAATTTCTGGCTAGGATCGTCAACATTAGCATCATATCCTTTTGCAAAATTAACTGTACCAAGCTTCTCCATTTCTTCTAATGCATTGTGTAAAAACGTAGGGTTTATATGTGAACTTCCACCACCTTGATATCTTGGGTTATTTGCTAGTTCACCAACTACAGCAACTTTTTTATCTTTATCCAATGGAAGTACTTTATCATTATTTTTAAGAAGTACCATACATTCTGATGCAACTTTCCTAGCTAATGAATCATGTTCTTTTTTGTCATAATTCATATCCCTTGCATTCTCTATTCCTTTAAAAACTAGTTCCAATATTCTTCTTACAACTTTATCTAGGTCTTTTTCATCTAGAATACCCTTTTTGACTGCTTCAACGATTTTTTTATCATTGAGTCCTCCATTACCTGGCATTTCTAGGTCCATACCAGCTTTGATTCCTTCTACTCTATCATCTTCTGCTCCCCAGTCTGAGATTACCAAACCTTCATAACCCCAGTCATCTCTAAGAACTTCCGTCAACAGTTTGTAGTTGTCAGCACAATAAGTTCCATTTAATTTATTATAGGCACACATGACAGTCCATGGTTTTGCTTCTTTGATGGCAGTTTCAAAACTAGCAAGATATATTTCTCTTAAGGTTCTTTCATCAACTAAAGTATCAACGCTCATTCTCTTGTATTCTTGATTGTTGGCAGCA
The window above is part of the Vallitalea guaymasensis genome. Proteins encoded here:
- a CDS encoding lipoate--protein ligase; translated protein: MKQAKVVISTSLDPWKNLSIEEYLVRNLEEDQCVLYLWKNDKTVVVGKNQNPWRECNISLLEDEGVKLSRRITGGGAVYHGLGNLNFSFVINKSDYDLERQLKVILNMCEKLGIHGKLTGRNDLTVDDKKFSGNAFYHGKKVSLHHGTLLINENMSNLARYLNVSKEKISSKGVKSVKSRVTNLASFYEGLSTEIVSDMCIKSFADEYAHGSDGIIIEKDPEWFNNEDINGLYEKNASWDWRYGKAAKFQVLLETRFNWGEIQIHINTKNAIIDEVAIYSDCLDQDFIGLLPDMFIQEKYNSSIIAHKLRNNKLSQGRQKMLEDIADWIENKKF
- a CDS encoding glycoside hydrolase family 3 C-terminal domain-containing protein — encoded protein: MQEKINKLLSELTLEEKASLCSGKDFWTTEPIERLDIPSIMVTDGPHGLRKQAGDSDHLGVNTSVPSTCFPSGVGLASSWDRDLVEKVGVALGEETQTENVSVLLGPAVNIKRSPLCGRNFEYFSEDPYLSTQIAKHHILGVQSQGVGTSIKHFAANNQEYKRMSVDTLVDERTLREIYLASFETAIKEAKPWTVMCAYNKLNGTYCADNYKLLTEVLRDDWGYEGLVISDWGAEDDRVEGIKAGMDLEMPGNGGLNDKKIVEAVKKGILDEKDLDKVVRRILELVFKGIENARDMNYDKKEHDSLARKVASECMVLLKNNDKVLPLDKDKKVAVVGELANNPRYQGGGSSHINPTFLHNALEEMEKLGTVNFAKGYDANVDDPSQKLENEAISLAKESEVVIVFAGLPDRYESEGYDRKHMQMPENQVHLIEELSKANENIVVVLFNGSPIEMSWINSVKAVLEGYLGGQAGGGAVADILYGKVNPSGKLAETFPIRLNHNPSSLNYPGKENKVSYNEGLFVGYRYYDAKDMDTLFPFGHGLSYTIFEYIDIEMNKDEIEDSENVEVTVTVKNTGDTAGKEVVQLYVRDIESSVIRPVKELKDFAKVELVPGEEKKVKFILNKRSFAYYNVDIKDWHVETGEFQILAGSSVVNLPLKANIRVNSTRKIKKLFNRNSTFVEIAGHPVGAMIVKQITENMKQMFNDSDIFNENALEEMAATNTLRSLITFGAMNEEELQNLINQLNA